The genomic region CGGGTCCTGCAGGAAGTCCCAGATCAGGTCGCCACCGACCAGCGACCTGATGTACGTCTCCAGCAGGTCGGTGATGGCGTTCGACTGGTTCAGCGCCGACCCCGAGTCGGCGGCGGTGGCCTGGGCGAGCATCTGCTGGGCGCCTGCCCCGGCGGCGCCGGCCTCACCGACGCCGGGCGCCAGCAGCAGCGGTGCGGGGGTGGTGACCGGGGTGGCTGCCACCGCCGCACCGGACACCGCCTGGTAGGTGCTCATCGTGGTGGCGGCCTGGATCCACATCCGGACGTAGTCGGCCTCATTGAGGGCGATCGGAATCGTGTTGATCCCCAGGAAGTTCGTCGCCACCAGCACCGCGTGGGTGGCGTGGTTGGCGGCCAGCTCCCCCAGCGTCGGCATGGTCGCCAGCGCGGTCGAGTAGGCGGCGGCCGCCGTCTCGTGCTGGGCCGCCGTCGCGGCGCTGTTCGCACTGGCCTGGGCCAGCCACTCCAGGTACGGGGTGTGCGCGGCGACGTACTGTTCGGCGCTGGGCCCCTCCCACGCACCGCCCCGCACGCTGCCCAGGATGGCGGTCAGTTCCGCGGCGGCGGCCGAGTATTCGGTCGCCAGCGCCTGCCACGCGGCGGCCGCGGCCAGCAGCGGTCCCGGGCCGGGCCCGCTGCTCAGCATCGCCGAATGCACCTCCGGCGGCAGTGCCATCCAGATGGGGGCGGTCATGTCAGCTTCCGGCCACCAGGTAGCTCGAGGCAGCGGCCATGTCGCCGGTGGCGTAGCTGACGCCGGACTGGGCGACGCCCTCACCGGAGCGGCCGAGTTCCTCGATACCGGTGGCGGCCATCGCGTTGTGCCGCTGGGCGTGTGCGCTCAGCATCGCCGCGGTCTGCAGCGACACCGCGTCCGCGGCGGGCGGCACGACGGCGGTGATGGCCGGGGCGGCCGCGGCGTGGGCGGCGGCCAGGCGGGCGGTCAGTGCCTCGACCGCGGCACCCGCCGCGGCGAGACCCTCCGGAACGACGCGCAGAGTCATCAGCTGTACTCCCTTCCTCTGTTGCCCGGCGTGCCGGGAACAGCGTCGGCGATCGGATTGACCAGTTGCAGGAACGTCGGGGCGTCGCCGTCGTCGAGCAGCATCGCCCGGCCCGGCGGCAGCCGCAGGAAGCGTTGTCCGCGGATCTTGCCGCTGTCCTGCAGGTTACCCGAGAGCATCAGGATGTTGGCCTGCAGCTCGTTGAGCCGGCGCAGCAGCGGCGCGGTCATCAGCGCGTGCGCCGAGCCCATCGCACGCGCGGTCACGATGACCCGCAGGCCGAGTTCGCCTGCCTGCGACAGCAATCCGATGATCCCGGTCCACGGCCGCTGCCCGGCGAACGGTCCGCTGACTGCGGGGGCGTCCGGTATCTGGTCGACGTCGTCGATGATCAGGTAGTGGATGTGGCCGCTCTCGGGGCTGCGGTAGTTCCAGCCGGCCAGCTCCTGCGGGCTCAATCCGGCCGGCGGGCGGCGCTTCTCGAGCAGCGCGGTCAACCCCATCATCGCCGGGGTGATCCGGTCGATGTTCGGGGTGTACTCGTTGTCGTCGAACAACGGCTCGTCGACCAGGTGCAGCCGGCGGTCGATCACGGTGAACGCCACCTGATCCGGGGTGGAGTGCTCGCGGATGGTGCGGATGAGATGACGCAGCAGCGTGGTCTTGCCGGACTTGTTGTCGCCGAACACCATCAGCAGCGGGTTGTCGGCGAAACTCAGCGGCACCGGAGCCAGATCCTGTTCGCGCTGGCCGATGACGACGGTCTCGGGCGCCGGGTACAGCGGCGCGACCGTGTCGGGGGCCAGGTCGCGTGGCAGCAGCCGCACCGGCGGTGCGGTGACGCCGGGATGGCGCGCGTTGATCGCCTCGACGGCGCGCGACGACGGCTCGGCGAACAGGAAGTGCTCGGCGGCCATGGTCAGGCCGCGTCCGGGCTGGTCGGCGGGCACCGACTCGGCGGGCCTGCGCAGCGCGCCGGTGATCCGCACGTTGCTCTCGCGGGCGTCGGGCAGCCGCAGTTCCAGGCGCAGGCCCAGCCCGTCGCGCATGGCCAGCGGCACCTCGAGCCAGTTCGGGGTGGTGACCACGACGTGGATGCCGTAGGCCATGCCGGTGTTGACCAGTTCGGTCACCTTGGCCAGCAACGGGTTGCGGGTGTTGAACGTGTCGGTGTTGTCGCGGCTGAAGGCGTACAGGTTGTCGATGACCAGAAACACCTCGCCGTACTCATCGCGCTGGCCGTTGCGGTCATTGCCGCCGCGGGCCTGGCGGGCGCGCAGCAGCTGCTCGAGTTCACCGAAGGTGCGCCGGATCCGCTCGGGCTCCAGCGGCGAGGCGACGCTGCCCACGTGGGCCAGGTCGGCCAGCTCGGCGAGCTGACCGCCGCCGTAGTCCAGGCAGTAGAACGTCACGTCGCGCGGGGAGTGCAGGGCGGCCGCGGACAGGATGAACGTCTTGAGCGCGGTGGTCTTACCGGACTTCGGGCCGCCGTGGATCAGCACGTTGGAGGCGGCCGAGGTGGCGTCGTAGACCAGCGGGTCGCGGCGCATCGCGAACGGGCGGTCGATCTCGCCGAGCGGCCAGCGCCACTGCCGCTGCGGGATCTGCGTGCGGGCCAGCAGCTCGTCGAGCGGGATCGGTTCGTCCAGCGGCGGCAGCCACAGCGCGGGCGCCTTGGGGCCGTAGTGCTTGAGCTGCTCGCCGATGGTGGCGATCAGCTTGCGCGGCGGCCGGTCCTCCTGGGCGGCGGGGTCGGAGACCACAACGGTGTCGGCGGGCGCCTCCACGTGCCCGGCGGTGAACCGCTGCGGGACCGGGACCGACTGCACGACAATCGATTTCTCGGCGCGCGGCGGATCGTAGATGCCGTCGACGTAGGTGCTGCGGAACTTGATCGGCATCGCACCGGGGGCGGGCACCAGGTACCCCTCGCCCTTGTGGTCGGGCCCGGACTCGATGTGGAAGGCGTCCTCGACGCCGATGATCTGGCGACTGACCGCGGGGCTGGCCACCTTCAGGCCGATGCGGTACGAGGTGTTCTTGTCGATGTCCTTGATGCGGCCCACGTCGAGCGTCTGCGACGCGAACAGCAGGTGGATGCGGAACGACCGGCCCTTGCGCGCGACATAGTCGAACAGGTCGGCGTACTCGGGGTGATCGGCCAGCATCAGCGAGAACTCGTCGGCGACGACCAGCAGCGTGGGGATCGGCGGCAGGTCGTGGCCGGCGGCGATCGCCTCCTCGTACTCGCGCACCGAGGAGAACGCGCTGCCCTGGACCCGGCGGCCGGCCTCCATCAGCAGTTGCTCGCGGCGGGCCACCTCACCGCGCAGCGTGTCGGCGAACCGGTCGGCCAACGACTTCTTCTCGGCCATGTTCGAGATGACCGCGACGACCTGCGGGAAGTCGCGGAAGATGTCGGCGCCCGCCTCGCCCTTGAAGTCGGCGTAGATGACGATCAGCCGATCGGCCGGGTGGGTTGTCAACAGCGACAACAGGATCGACATCAGGGTCTGCGACTTGCCGGAGCCGGTCATGCCGATCATCAGGCCGTGCGGGCCCATGCCGCCCTCGGCCTCGTCCTTGAGGTCGAAGATCAGCGGCTCACCGGTGGCGGTCACGCCGATCGGCACCCGCAGTTCCTCGGCGCGCGACCGCGGCGCCCACAGGCTGGCCACGTCGAGCGCGGCGGCGTCGGGGATGCCGAGCAGGGTGCTGAACGTCGCCACCCCGGAACTGCTGGTGCGGGCGTGGCTGGGGTTGGAGTCCCACCTCGACAACCGGCGCGCGATGTGCCGGGTGGTCGCCACGTCGAGGCTGTCGGCCTGGTCGACGTGGGGCTGCCAGCCGCCGGTCTGCCAGCGTTCCAGCCGGCCGTCGGCGACCTTGAGGATCGGCCGCTCCGGGTCGGCGTACTGCTCGCGGTGCGGGGCCTCCTCGGTGCGGTGGATCAGCGTGACGCCTGCCAGCCCACCGCGCGGCAGCACGGTCTCGGGGTCGACGTCGGGATCGTCGATGACGATCAGCAGGTGCCTGGCGCCGGTCTCGTCGGTGACACCGAACGGCTGGCGGCCCTCCAGCGCGGGTGCCAGCAGGTTGCGCAGTTCGGCCACATCGCGGGCCAGGTAGCGGGCCGGGCCCGCGCCGTCGACCGCACCGGGAACGTCGTTGTGCGGCAACCACTTCAGCCAGGACCAGTCGTCGCCCTCGATGGCGGGTGACAGCAGCGCGACGCCGAGCACGGCGGGGTCGTGCCAGGTGACCGCCTGGGCCAGCCACGCCCGCAGCGCGCCGCGGATGTCGTCGGCCTCGCCGTAGAGGGTGACCCGGGAGACCTTGCCCAGGTCCAGGCCCGCGGGCACCGCGCGCACCGTGCGCTGCACGTCGAGCAGGCTGCGCAGGGCGCTGTGCGACACCGGCTCCAGGTCGACCTCGTCGACGGTGTCCTTCACCCGCAGGGTGGCGTTGAGCGGGGCGTCGTGCAGCCCGGTGCGCACCACCAGGAAGTCGGGATCGTGCGGGTCGCGCTCCCACTGCCGGCGGGTGTCGGGCACGTCGACCAGCAGCTGCGGGTCCGGGTGCGACCATTCCAGCGCGGCCCGCTGTTCGGCGGCGTGCGCGCGGATGTTGTCGCGCACCACCGACAGATAGCGCAGGTAGTCGGCGCGCTCGGCGTCGATCTCCTCGGTGCGCATCTTGTTGTCGGTGCCGCGGTACAGCGCGGTGGCGGCCAGCAGCAGCACGAACGGGAAGAACAGCGTCGTCGGCGAGATCAGCCGCATGCCGGTGGCGACCAGCGCCACGATCATGCCGACGATCAGGATGACGATCAGGTACGGCAGCGCCCGGCGCAGCAGCGACGGCGGCACCGCGCGCGGCAGCTCCGGCGGCGGCTCGATGGTGATGGTGCCCTTGCGCGTCGTCGGCACCGGAATCCGGCGGCGCGCCTCGAAGATCAACCGGCTCACGCTCCGACCTCGCAGGCTCGGTCGGTGCGTGCTGTGCCCAATGTTCGCTCGCTCACGGGTTCTCCCTAATGACAGCGGGGCGCGGATCGGCAGCCAGGCCGTCATGGGCCAGCAGCGCGTCGGCGCGCGAGAGGGTCGGGCCGGGCGCGAACTGGCTCAGCAGCGACCACGGGATGGGGACCGCCGGCTCGGTCAGGCCGAGCGCGGAGATGGCCTTGTCGTCGGCGTCCTCGTCGAGGCCGTAGCGGACGCCGGTGTCGCTGAGCCAGAAGTACGCTCCCCCGGAGCTCTGCACCAGGTAGCCCAGACCCGGTGTCAGCACCACCTGGTCGGCGGTGGAACCCGCGCCGGCGCTGACCAGCGGGACGGGGCGCAGCCCGTCGGCCACCGGCAGCGTGACCCCGGAGCGCAGTTCGATGTCGGCGCCGGTGGCGTCGGCGGGCCGGACCCACCGGGCGCAGGTCAGCGGCGCCCGGTCGGCGTCGATCAGCGAAACCGGTTCGGCCGGATAGGCATCGGCGTCGATCTCGGTGGACACCGGCAGGCTGGCGATGTCGTCGGCGCCCAGCCGCGGCACCTGGTCCAGCCCGTAGGACTCGGTGTTGCGCATGATCGCCGCCAGCACCGGGGAGATCGGCTGCAGCCCGTCGGCGAGCACCGCGTAGTGGCGCAGCGTGCCGTCGGCGGCGTAGGCGGCGACGACGGCGCCCAGCGGCGCGGCCACCGGCAGCGGATAACGCGGCGGCTCACCGGCGTTCGCGACGGCAGGCGGGTTCAGCGCGGGGGCCTCGGGGATCACGTTGAACAGCCCGGGCGCGATGGGCCGGGCAGGCGGCGGCACCGCGCCCAGCCCGAGCGCGGTGGTGACCGCGCGGTTGTTCAGGTCGATGCGGCTGCGGCGGCCGTCCCACAGCAGCCAGGTGCCCGCACTCGGACCGGTCGGGGTGGTGACCAGCACGGCGTCGTTGGCGCCCAACGGTTTCGCCCGCTCGCCGCCGTCGGTCAGCGCGCCGGCGATCAGCGTGACTCCGGACGCCGGCCCGGACACCCCGTCGCAGACGGTCCAGTCGGCGTCGCGGGTGGTGTTCTGCACCATGCGCTCCGGGGCACCGGGGATGCCGAGCAGGTTGCCGCGCGGGAACTGGTCGATCTCGCTGGTCTTGACCTGGGTCGGGTTGTCGGGCCGCCCGGCGATCAGCCGCGCCGAGGTCAGGTTGAGCACCGGGTGGACGGCGTCACCGAGGCGGACGTACAGCGCGGAGGTGGTGCGGTCGGCCAGGATCGCGTCGTTGCCCGCCACCCCGCCGGGACGGATCAGCGAGAACACGAAGCAGCCGGCCAGGCCGGTGATCAGCACCAGCGCGCCGACCAGCACCGAACGGCTCTGGGTGCGCAGCGGGTCGACCAGCATCCGGGTGTCGTGCAGGGCGACGCCGGATGCGATGCGGCGCATGACGAATCGCCACCCGGAGACCTGGTGGCGGGTGACGAACCCGCGGCGGTACTGCACCCGCTCGGGGTTCTCGTTGGCCGGGGTCCGCGACGCGAAGGCGCGGCGGTCGTTGTCGGGGGTGCTCATTGCGGCACCGTCAGACCCAGGCCGCGCAGCAGCGGTTCGGCGGACTTGGTGACGTCCTCGTCGGTGATGGTCATCAGTTCTTCATCGGTGAATTCGTGGTCCTCGCCGAACTCGGGCGAGTGGTCGAGCCGGTACTCGCGCTCCTCCTCGGAGCGCTCGACCAGGTTGCGGACGAAGCGGCCGTTACCGGCGATGTCGAGGCAGCGGCGCTGTACGCCGTTCGCGTCAGCCGTTGTGGCCGAGGCCAATTGGGTGAACAGCCGCTCCATGTGCGCCAGCGCGGCCGGCTCGAAGGTGCTGTCGCGCTTCTCGGCCATCCGCACCGCGATCTCGACGAGCTCGGCCGGGGTGTACGACGGGAAGTCGATGCTGCGGGTGAAGCGCGAGCGCAGACCCTCGTTGGTGTCGAGGAACGCGTCGAGGTCCTTGCGGTAGCCGGCGATGATCACCACCAGGCGTTCGCGGTCGTTCTCCATGCGGGCCAGCAGGGTGTCGATGGCGACCAGACCGAAGTCGTTCTTGGCGCCGGTGGACACCAGGGCGTAGGCCTCGTCGAGGAACAGCACGCCGTCCAGGGCGCTGTCGATGATCGCGTTGGTCTTGGCCTCGGTCTCGCCGATGTGCTGGCCGATCAGGTCGGCGCGGTGCACCTCGCGGACCGTCTCCTTCTTCAGGATGCCCAGCCCGCAGTAGATCTTGGCGACGACGCGGGCGATGGTGGTCTTACCGGTGCCGGGCGGGCCCGCGAACACCAGGTGGTTGGTGCGGGTGGCCACGGCGAGCCCGCGCTCCTGGCGGCGCAGCGCCATCGCGACCGAGCTCTTCAGCCGCGCGACCTGGTACTTGACCTCTTCCAGGCCGATGAACTCGGCGAGTTCGGCCTCGGCCTCCACCAACAGGTGGGCCTTGCGCTCCTTGGCGCCGGGGTCGACGAACTCGGCCTCGGTGGGTTCGGTGGCCGGGTCCCACGGGTCGGTGCGGCCCTCGATGCGCGCGGCCGTCGTCGGCACGATGCCGTAGGAGCTGTCCGACAGCGCCAGCTCGACCTGCTCGTTTCCCGGGTTGGCGGCGTACAGCTCGGCCAGCACGTCGTTGGCCTCGAGCTCCTCGCCCTGCGCGCGCAGGCACAGCGCCTTGACCAGGGTGCCGTCCACGGTGGCGACGTCGACGGGGCCGGCGGGCTCCTCGAGATAGGACAGTGCGGGCGCGTACATGCCCAGCCGCGCCAGCGAGGTGCCCAGCGCGACCTTCACCGCGTGCGCGGTGGTCTCGTCGAGCGTCTCGTCGGTGACGACCGGGGTGAGCAGCCGCACCACGTCCGACCAGCGTTCGGTGCGGTAGTACATCGCCACCCGCACCCACCGCGCGGGCAGCCAGTCGGGACGGCGCGCGATCAGCGGTTCGACGAGGGTGTCGGCGCCCGCGTAGTCGCCGGCGTCGCACAGCGTGACCGCGTAGGCCAGGCAGAAGTCGTCGGGGGTGGACGCCGGCAGCCGCAGGTACAGACCGGTGTCGTAGGTGAACGCGAGATCGCCGTCGGCGAGTTCGACGGCGCGTTGCAGCACACCGGCGGTGGCGACGGTCGTCCAGATAGCCTCGAGCACGCGGGGGCTGGTGTCGCCCGCGGCGGCCAGTCCGGTCCACGCATCGCACTGGTCACGGGCGATCCGGGTCAGTTCAGCAAAGCCCGCCCGGGCCGCAGCCGGATCTGCGGGTCGGCGGCGGTCATGCACCGACAGACCCAGGGCCCGGCAAGACGTCGCGAACCGACTGACCACGTCGTGGTCGACGCGCGAGGTCGCAGCAAATTCGGTTGGTAGCGGCACGCGCCGGTCTCCCCTTAAGTTATGACAGGCTAACCTTCCTGGCAGAAGTTAGCATTGCATAACTTAACTGTCGAGACGCACCCGGCGCCCGCCTCAGACCAGCGGACGGCCCGTGCGCACGCGCCAGTCGAGGTCCTTGAGGAGCACGTTGAACGGGAACTGCTTCACGAACCGCGGCATCCGGTGGTAGACGGCGCCGACGGCGCTCATGATCCGGTTGAACTTCCGCTGCTTGTCCTCGTCCCAGGGCAGCCCCATCTCGTCGCGGAACCGCTGCGGCAGGAAACCGGTCGTGATGAACAGGAACACGGCGTCGGCGCGCTTCTGCAGCCAGGACGGCAGCCTGGCCTCGCCGAGCCGGCCCGCGCAGATCGGCCAGAGGTAGTCGCGCACCGCGTCGTCGATGTGCACCTTCTCCAGCGACTGCTGCCAGTACTCGTCGAAGGCCTTGCGGTCGGCGGGCCACATCTCGGCGGGCACCTGCAGGGTGGTGCCCAGTGCCGCGCCGTCGCGGTAGTGCCGGTCGGCGGACTCGTCGTCCATCTCGCCGATGAAGACGCGGTAGACGTCGACGAAGCCCTTGTACAGGCAGGCCGCCACCCACAGCTGCAGTTCCTTGTCGAAGGCGTTGTACTCGACCGGATCGCCCGGCAGCGAGTGCACCTGCGCGTGTGACCGGTTGACCGCGCGCCGGTAGGTGGCCTTCTGCTCGTCGGTGCCCATGAGCGCGACGGCCAGGTAGGTGAAGGTGGTCCTGGCCCGCTTGATCGGGTGCTTGTCGGCGCGTCCGCTCTCCACCCGGCTGTCCTTGACGCCGTAGCCGACACCCGGGCGGGCGAGTTCCATGACGATGTTGGCCGGTCCGGACAGCAGCCCGATCCCGAGGACCGCGTCCTCCGGCGCCACGTCGCGCCGCTGTGGGCGGCCCGGCAGCGGTGCGTCGTTGACCGGCCGTCCGACGTGGTCGATCGGTGCGGATGCCATGCGATCCCCTGTTCGCCGAAATGTGAGAACGAATGTTTCCTGATATTGCACTCCGTTCGCGAACGGGTGTCAAGGACGACGGGTGCCAAGATGGCGGCATGGCTCAGGTCCGGCCCTACCGCGGTGTCGACGCCGCCGAACGCGTCGCCCAGCGCCGCCACCGGCTGCTGGAGGCCGGCCTGGACCTGCTCGGCGACGGCGAGGGTGACCCCGCGGAGCTGACCGTGCGCGCGATCTGCGCGCGCGCCGGGCTCGGGGTGCGCTACTTCTACGAGAGCTTCACCGACAAGGACGACTTCGTCACCCAGGTCTACGACTGGGTGATCGCCGACATCGCGACGACCACGCAGGCCGCGGTCGCGGCCGCTCCGCGGCGCGAGGCACCGCGCGCGGCAATGGCCAACATCGTGCGGATCATCGCCGCCGACCCGCGGGTGGGCCGGCTGGTGTTCAGCGTCCAGTTGTCCAACACCGTGATCGTGCGCAAGCGCGCGGAGTCGACGGCGTTGTTCGCCGGGCTGCTGCTGCAGCACTCCGACGCCGTCGGCCTCGACGAGGCGACCGCGCATTTCGCCGTCGGCGGGGCGGGACAGACGCTCAGCGCGTGGCTGGCGGGCACCCTCGATTTGGACGCCGACGAACTGGTGGACCGGCTGGCGGCGAACATCAACGCGCTGGTGGGCAGGCCGCCCGCCGGCTAGACCGTCGTCCTCGGCCTGCGGTCGGCCGCCGTCCTGGGCGTGGTCACCGTGTCATCGTCGGTGAATTCCTTGGTCCAGCAGGCGAATTCAAGGGTGATGCCGTCCGGGTCGTGGAAGTAGAAGGAGCGCACGTACACCCCCGGATGCACCGTCGGTG from Mycolicibacterium phlei harbors:
- a CDS encoding oxygenase MpaB family protein — encoded protein: MASAPIDHVGRPVNDAPLPGRPQRRDVAPEDAVLGIGLLSGPANIVMELARPGVGYGVKDSRVESGRADKHPIKRARTTFTYLAVALMGTDEQKATYRRAVNRSHAQVHSLPGDPVEYNAFDKELQLWVAACLYKGFVDVYRVFIGEMDDESADRHYRDGAALGTTLQVPAEMWPADRKAFDEYWQQSLEKVHIDDAVRDYLWPICAGRLGEARLPSWLQKRADAVFLFITTGFLPQRFRDEMGLPWDEDKQRKFNRIMSAVGAVYHRMPRFVKQFPFNVLLKDLDWRVRTGRPLV
- the eccB gene encoding type VII secretion protein EccB, whose product is MSTPDNDRRAFASRTPANENPERVQYRRGFVTRHQVSGWRFVMRRIASGVALHDTRMLVDPLRTQSRSVLVGALVLITGLAGCFVFSLIRPGGVAGNDAILADRTTSALYVRLGDAVHPVLNLTSARLIAGRPDNPTQVKTSEIDQFPRGNLLGIPGAPERMVQNTTRDADWTVCDGVSGPASGVTLIAGALTDGGERAKPLGANDAVLVTTPTGPSAGTWLLWDGRRSRIDLNNRAVTTALGLGAVPPPARPIAPGLFNVIPEAPALNPPAVANAGEPPRYPLPVAAPLGAVVAAYAADGTLRHYAVLADGLQPISPVLAAIMRNTESYGLDQVPRLGADDIASLPVSTEIDADAYPAEPVSLIDADRAPLTCARWVRPADATGADIELRSGVTLPVADGLRPVPLVSAGAGSTADQVVLTPGLGYLVQSSGGAYFWLSDTGVRYGLDEDADDKAISALGLTEPAVPIPWSLLSQFAPGPTLSRADALLAHDGLAADPRPAVIRENP
- the eccCa gene encoding type VII secretion protein EccCa, with amino-acid sequence MSRLIFEARRRIPVPTTRKGTITIEPPPELPRAVPPSLLRRALPYLIVILIVGMIVALVATGMRLISPTTLFFPFVLLLAATALYRGTDNKMRTEEIDAERADYLRYLSVVRDNIRAHAAEQRAALEWSHPDPQLLVDVPDTRRQWERDPHDPDFLVVRTGLHDAPLNATLRVKDTVDEVDLEPVSHSALRSLLDVQRTVRAVPAGLDLGKVSRVTLYGEADDIRGALRAWLAQAVTWHDPAVLGVALLSPAIEGDDWSWLKWLPHNDVPGAVDGAGPARYLARDVAELRNLLAPALEGRQPFGVTDETGARHLLIVIDDPDVDPETVLPRGGLAGVTLIHRTEEAPHREQYADPERPILKVADGRLERWQTGGWQPHVDQADSLDVATTRHIARRLSRWDSNPSHARTSSSGVATFSTLLGIPDAAALDVASLWAPRSRAEELRVPIGVTATGEPLIFDLKDEAEGGMGPHGLMIGMTGSGKSQTLMSILLSLLTTHPADRLIVIYADFKGEAGADIFRDFPQVVAVISNMAEKKSLADRFADTLRGEVARREQLLMEAGRRVQGSAFSSVREYEEAIAAGHDLPPIPTLLVVADEFSLMLADHPEYADLFDYVARKGRSFRIHLLFASQTLDVGRIKDIDKNTSYRIGLKVASPAVSRQIIGVEDAFHIESGPDHKGEGYLVPAPGAMPIKFRSTYVDGIYDPPRAEKSIVVQSVPVPQRFTAGHVEAPADTVVVSDPAAQEDRPPRKLIATIGEQLKHYGPKAPALWLPPLDEPIPLDELLARTQIPQRQWRWPLGEIDRPFAMRRDPLVYDATSAASNVLIHGGPKSGKTTALKTFILSAAALHSPRDVTFYCLDYGGGQLAELADLAHVGSVASPLEPERIRRTFGELEQLLRARQARGGNDRNGQRDEYGEVFLVIDNLYAFSRDNTDTFNTRNPLLAKVTELVNTGMAYGIHVVVTTPNWLEVPLAMRDGLGLRLELRLPDARESNVRITGALRRPAESVPADQPGRGLTMAAEHFLFAEPSSRAVEAINARHPGVTAPPVRLLPRDLAPDTVAPLYPAPETVVIGQREQDLAPVPLSFADNPLLMVFGDNKSGKTTLLRHLIRTIREHSTPDQVAFTVIDRRLHLVDEPLFDDNEYTPNIDRITPAMMGLTALLEKRRPPAGLSPQELAGWNYRSPESGHIHYLIIDDVDQIPDAPAVSGPFAGQRPWTGIIGLLSQAGELGLRVIVTARAMGSAHALMTAPLLRRLNELQANILMLSGNLQDSGKIRGQRFLRLPPGRAMLLDDGDAPTFLQLVNPIADAVPGTPGNRGREYS
- a CDS encoding PE family protein, with translation MTLRVVPEGLAAAGAAVEALTARLAAAHAAAAPAITAVVPPAADAVSLQTAAMLSAHAQRHNAMAATGIEELGRSGEGVAQSGVSYATGDMAAASSYLVAGS
- a CDS encoding TetR/AcrR family transcriptional regulator, yielding MAQVRPYRGVDAAERVAQRRHRLLEAGLDLLGDGEGDPAELTVRAICARAGLGVRYFYESFTDKDDFVTQVYDWVIADIATTTQAAVAAAPRREAPRAAMANIVRIIAADPRVGRLVFSVQLSNTVIVRKRAESTALFAGLLLQHSDAVGLDEATAHFAVGGAGQTLSAWLAGTLDLDADELVDRLAANINALVGRPPAG
- the eccA gene encoding type VII secretion AAA-ATPase EccA codes for the protein MPLPTEFAATSRVDHDVVSRFATSCRALGLSVHDRRRPADPAAARAGFAELTRIARDQCDAWTGLAAAGDTSPRVLEAIWTTVATAGVLQRAVELADGDLAFTYDTGLYLRLPASTPDDFCLAYAVTLCDAGDYAGADTLVEPLIARRPDWLPARWVRVAMYYRTERWSDVVRLLTPVVTDETLDETTAHAVKVALGTSLARLGMYAPALSYLEEPAGPVDVATVDGTLVKALCLRAQGEELEANDVLAELYAANPGNEQVELALSDSSYGIVPTTAARIEGRTDPWDPATEPTEAEFVDPGAKERKAHLLVEAEAELAEFIGLEEVKYQVARLKSSVAMALRRQERGLAVATRTNHLVFAGPPGTGKTTIARVVAKIYCGLGILKKETVREVHRADLIGQHIGETEAKTNAIIDSALDGVLFLDEAYALVSTGAKNDFGLVAIDTLLARMENDRERLVVIIAGYRKDLDAFLDTNEGLRSRFTRSIDFPSYTPAELVEIAVRMAEKRDSTFEPAALAHMERLFTQLASATTADANGVQRRCLDIAGNGRFVRNLVERSEEEREYRLDHSPEFGEDHEFTDEELMTITDEDVTKSAEPLLRGLGLTVPQ